Proteins from one Polynucleobacter wuianus genomic window:
- the leuS gene encoding leucine--tRNA ligase → MSKDYDYRSIEAAAQADWESAQVYQVAENAVGADGKKKPKYYACSMLPYPSGKLHMGHVRNYTINDVMARQLRMQGYNVLMPMGWDAFGMPAENAAIQNKVPPAKWTYDNIAYMKKQMAAMGLAIDWSREVATCSPDYYRWNQWLFLKMLEKGIAYRKTQVVNWDPIDQTVLANEQVIDGRGWRSGALVEKREIPGYYFNITAYAEQLLSGLDGLGWPERVKTMQHNWIGKSRGVRFAFKHEIADAHGNFIQDGLLYVFTTRADTIMGVTFCAVAAEHPLAAKAAENNAALAAFIEKCKTGSVIEADLATQEKEGMFTGLYVIHPLTNESVPVWVGNYVLMSYGDGAVMGVPAHDERDFAFALKYDLSIKQVIALKGESPMFNATHWQDWYAQKEDVVCFNSGKYDGLSHEEAVSAVAQDLEKMGIGEIKTTYRLRDWGISRQRYWGTPIPIIHCGDEAHPGCGAIPVPETDLPVVLPEDCVPDGSGNPLNKRADFLNVKCPKCGKPARRETDTMDTFVDSSWYFMRYTGPDAKTMVDKRNEYWMPMDQYIGGIEHAILHLLYARFWTKVMRDLNLISFDEPFQNLLTQGMVLNETYYSEEASGKKTWLNPLDVELDLDEKGRPQGAKLKGDSSGTPVIIGGVEKMSKSKNNGVDPQALIDQYGADTARLFVMFAAPPEQQLEWSGAGVDGASRFLRRVWMYSSGQANAVREAPDVIPSNLNDAEKELRREVHSILKQANFDYQRRQYNTVVSAAMKMLNVLEPIKLDQGTTISATVLRECLSILLRVLYPVVPHLTHVLWKDMGYAKTFGSLLDAPWPSIDEAALIQTEITLMLQVNGKLRGDIKVPAEANKEQIEALALKSEPALKALNGGAPKKVIVVPSRLVNIVV, encoded by the coding sequence TCGGTATGCCCGCTGAAAATGCGGCGATTCAGAATAAAGTACCGCCAGCCAAATGGACCTACGACAATATTGCTTATATGAAAAAGCAGATGGCGGCGATGGGTTTGGCAATTGATTGGTCAAGAGAAGTGGCGACTTGCAGCCCTGATTATTACCGTTGGAACCAATGGCTTTTTCTGAAGATGCTCGAAAAAGGCATTGCTTATCGCAAGACTCAAGTAGTGAACTGGGACCCAATCGATCAAACGGTTTTAGCAAATGAGCAAGTGATTGATGGTCGTGGATGGCGTTCAGGTGCCTTAGTTGAAAAGCGTGAGATACCAGGCTACTACTTCAACATCACTGCCTATGCAGAGCAATTGCTCTCTGGTTTAGATGGCTTAGGTTGGCCAGAGCGTGTCAAAACCATGCAACACAATTGGATTGGTAAAAGTCGGGGTGTCCGCTTTGCCTTTAAGCATGAGATTGCTGATGCGCACGGCAACTTTATTCAGGATGGTTTGTTATATGTATTTACGACCCGTGCTGACACCATTATGGGCGTTACTTTCTGTGCGGTTGCCGCAGAGCATCCTTTGGCTGCTAAAGCTGCAGAAAATAATGCAGCCTTGGCCGCTTTTATCGAGAAGTGCAAAACCGGTAGCGTGATTGAAGCGGACTTAGCTACTCAAGAAAAAGAGGGCATGTTTACTGGTTTGTATGTCATTCATCCATTGACGAATGAGTCGGTGCCAGTTTGGGTCGGCAATTATGTTCTGATGTCATACGGTGATGGCGCTGTGATGGGTGTGCCCGCCCATGATGAGAGAGATTTTGCTTTCGCTCTTAAATATGACCTTTCAATCAAACAAGTGATTGCACTTAAAGGTGAATCGCCGATGTTTAATGCGACGCATTGGCAAGATTGGTACGCTCAAAAAGAAGACGTTGTTTGTTTCAATAGTGGCAAATACGATGGGCTCTCGCATGAGGAAGCCGTGAGTGCTGTTGCTCAAGATTTAGAGAAGATGGGTATCGGAGAAATCAAGACGACCTATCGTTTGCGCGACTGGGGTATTTCACGTCAGCGCTATTGGGGTACGCCGATTCCGATCATTCATTGTGGCGATGAGGCTCATCCTGGTTGCGGCGCAATTCCGGTACCTGAGACAGACTTGCCAGTAGTGTTGCCAGAAGACTGCGTGCCAGATGGGAGTGGCAATCCTTTAAATAAGCGTGCCGACTTTTTAAATGTGAAGTGTCCGAAGTGTGGCAAGCCCGCACGACGTGAGACTGACACGATGGATACCTTTGTAGATTCTTCTTGGTATTTCATGCGCTACACCGGTCCTGATGCGAAGACGATGGTTGATAAGCGCAATGAATATTGGATGCCAATGGATCAATATATTGGCGGCATTGAGCATGCAATCTTGCATTTGCTATATGCGCGTTTTTGGACCAAGGTCATGCGTGATCTAAATCTGATTTCGTTTGATGAACCATTTCAGAATCTATTGACACAAGGAATGGTTCTCAATGAGACCTATTACTCAGAAGAAGCTTCGGGGAAGAAAACTTGGCTTAATCCTTTAGATGTTGAGTTAGACCTTGATGAAAAAGGTCGCCCACAAGGTGCAAAGTTAAAGGGCGATTCCTCTGGTACACCAGTCATTATTGGTGGCGTTGAGAAGATGTCAAAGAGTAAGAACAATGGCGTAGATCCACAGGCTCTGATTGATCAATACGGCGCTGATACCGCTCGTTTATTTGTGATGTTTGCAGCCCCGCCAGAGCAGCAGTTGGAATGGTCTGGTGCTGGCGTAGACGGCGCCTCTCGCTTTTTGCGTCGCGTATGGATGTATTCAAGTGGTCAGGCAAATGCTGTTCGCGAGGCGCCAGATGTTATCCCGAGTAATTTGAACGATGCCGAGAAAGAGTTGCGTCGTGAAGTGCATTCCATTTTGAAGCAAGCTAATTTTGACTATCAACGTCGTCAGTACAATACGGTTGTGTCTGCAGCTATGAAGATGCTGAATGTTCTTGAACCAATCAAATTAGATCAAGGTACTACGATTAGTGCGACAGTTTTACGCGAGTGCCTCAGCATCTTATTACGTGTACTTTACCCGGTTGTACCGCACCTCACTCATGTGCTCTGGAAAGATATGGGATATGCCAAGACCTTTGGCTCCTTATTAGATGCACCATGGCCTTCTATTGATGAAGCCGCGCTGATTCAAACTGAAATTACCTTGATGTTGCAAGTCAATGGCAAATTGCGGGGAGATATTAAAGTGCCGGCAGAGGCTAACAAAGAGCAAATTGAAGCTTTGGCATTAAAGAGTGAGCCTGCATTGAAGGCGCTTAATGGTGGCGCACCCAAAAAGGTAATCGTGGTCCCCAGTCGTTTGGTTAATATCGTTGTATAG
- a CDS encoding LPS-assembly lipoprotein LptE codes for MSANLFRRAMLGLIVSAPVSGLIACGYRLRGMVDLPYKAIAITGNPSPPLRADIQTAILQSTDVKIAINPKDADLILEITNDLSGREILAYNSAGQVSAYRLNIRVGFRAYDVAGAEVIPDSEIYMTRDMDFSNTTVLATDVQQQQFLSLMRKDLAIQILRRVSAAAKAPRTKSF; via the coding sequence ATGAGCGCAAACCTATTTAGACGTGCAATGCTTGGCTTAATTGTCAGCGCGCCAGTAAGCGGTTTGATTGCTTGCGGCTACCGCTTGCGCGGCATGGTGGATTTGCCCTATAAAGCAATTGCCATTACCGGGAACCCTTCACCACCATTGCGTGCTGATATTCAAACGGCTATTTTGCAGAGTACGGATGTAAAAATTGCAATTAATCCTAAGGACGCTGATTTAATCTTAGAAATTACAAACGATCTTAGCGGGCGCGAGATTTTGGCATACAACTCTGCTGGCCAAGTTTCTGCATATCGTTTGAATATTCGTGTGGGCTTTCGTGCTTATGACGTTGCAGGAGCAGAAGTTATCCCTGATAGTGAAATCTATATGACTCGCGATATGGACTTCTCCAACACAACCGTGTTGGCAACAGATGTTCAGCAACAGCAATTTCTGTCTTTGATGCGTAAGGATCTGGCGATTCAAATATTACGCCGCGTTTCTGCTGCAGCCAAAGCACCTCGAACTAAATCCTTCTAA
- the holA gene encoding DNA polymerase III subunit delta, translated as MVKVDALQVHLKSLSSGGAMLPLYVFSGDEPLLMMEAMDQLRIAAKKLGFTEREVMLQEPGFDWSALMSAGQTMSLFGDKRWVELRIPTGKPGRDGADALKQFATQIESQPSSPDGPDTVVCIVLPRLDAKTKASAWFSALDDAGMAIQVDSLDRSHLPRWIAGRLRMQGQEVEGEPEGQRALEFIADQVEGNLIAAHQEILKLGLLYPTGVLTEEQIRSSILKVARYNVFELTEAMLAGDLPRLNRMLDGLKGEGEPLVLILWSVTEELRLLSKLKVASDAGESVQQLMRANRIWGNKERLYPAALRRVQPLKLRRAMQVAAGLDRQVKGLSAAELPGDPWDGLRLVGNLLR; from the coding sequence ATGGTCAAAGTTGATGCCCTGCAAGTGCACCTCAAATCCTTGAGTTCTGGAGGTGCAATGCTTCCCCTCTATGTCTTTAGTGGTGACGAGCCATTGTTGATGATGGAGGCGATGGATCAATTACGTATTGCTGCTAAGAAGCTTGGTTTTACTGAGCGCGAGGTCATGTTGCAAGAACCCGGATTTGATTGGAGTGCTCTGATGAGTGCCGGTCAAACAATGTCTTTGTTTGGGGATAAGCGTTGGGTGGAGTTGCGGATCCCCACTGGCAAGCCTGGGCGTGATGGGGCGGACGCTTTAAAACAATTTGCCACTCAAATCGAATCACAACCAAGTTCTCCTGATGGTCCCGACACTGTGGTGTGTATCGTGCTACCAAGATTAGATGCGAAAACTAAGGCTTCTGCTTGGTTTAGTGCTTTAGACGATGCGGGCATGGCAATTCAGGTTGATTCTTTAGATCGTAGTCATTTGCCTAGATGGATTGCTGGTCGACTGAGGATGCAGGGGCAAGAAGTTGAGGGTGAACCTGAAGGTCAACGTGCACTAGAGTTCATCGCTGACCAGGTGGAGGGAAACCTCATTGCTGCTCATCAAGAAATTCTGAAGTTAGGTTTGCTTTATCCCACAGGCGTTTTAACTGAAGAGCAGATACGGTCGTCAATCTTAAAAGTGGCTCGTTATAACGTATTTGAATTAACTGAAGCGATGCTTGCGGGCGATTTACCTCGGCTTAATCGGATGTTGGATGGCCTAAAAGGCGAAGGTGAGCCTTTGGTTTTGATTCTATGGAGCGTGACTGAAGAGCTTAGGCTACTATCTAAACTAAAGGTAGCTAGCGATGCTGGGGAGTCTGTGCAGCAACTGATGCGGGCGAATCGAATCTGGGGCAATAAAGAGCGTTTATATCCAGCCGCATTAAGAAGAGTGCAGCCGCTGAAGTTACGTAGGGCGATGCAGGTTGCGGCAGGCCTTGATCGACAAGTTAAAGGGCTTTCTGCAGCAGAATTACCAGGTGATCCTTGGGATGGCCTGCGTTTAGTTGGAAATTTATTGCGGTAA
- a CDS encoding glutamate-5-semialdehyde dehydrogenase produces MSVEIKDMMQDIGKRARSASRAMARASSEQKNQALLHIANLVRQKAGEIQKVNQVDVERAKTNGQDPAFIDRLAMTAKTIETMALGLEQIVSLEDPIGKTTSLKKQASGIELGQMRVPLGVIGIIYESRPNVTIDAAALCLKSGNAVILRGGSEAIDSNTLLAQIIQDGLAAAGLPKDAVQVVTTTDRSAVGEMITMTEYIDVIVPRGGKSLIARLMAEARVPMIKHLDGICHTYIDADADLAMAIKVCDNAKTQRYAPCNAMETLLVNQAIASKVLPQLCKIYQDKGVELRVDALTRSTLEASGFKNLVDATEEDWQTEYLAPILSIKTVADIDEAMNHIERYGSKHTDAIITNNKAQADRFLREVDSASVMVNASTRFADGFEYGLGAEIGISNDKLHARGPVGLEGLTSLKYIVMGHGEIRN; encoded by the coding sequence ATGAGCGTAGAGATTAAAGACATGATGCAAGACATTGGTAAGCGAGCACGCAGTGCATCGCGTGCTATGGCTCGAGCATCTAGTGAGCAAAAGAACCAAGCTTTATTGCATATTGCAAATTTAGTGCGTCAAAAAGCAGGCGAGATTCAAAAGGTGAATCAAGTCGATGTCGAGCGTGCTAAAACCAATGGACAGGATCCTGCATTTATTGATCGCCTTGCAATGACCGCGAAGACTATCGAAACCATGGCATTAGGTTTAGAACAGATTGTTTCTTTAGAAGATCCTATTGGAAAAACGACCTCCTTGAAAAAGCAGGCCTCGGGTATTGAGCTCGGTCAGATGCGTGTTCCATTGGGTGTCATTGGCATCATTTATGAGTCACGGCCAAATGTCACAATTGATGCAGCAGCCTTGTGTTTAAAGTCTGGTAACGCGGTAATCTTGCGTGGCGGATCTGAGGCGATTGATTCTAATACCCTCTTGGCTCAGATTATTCAAGACGGTCTTGCAGCTGCTGGTTTGCCTAAAGATGCAGTGCAGGTTGTGACAACGACGGATCGCAGTGCCGTCGGCGAAATGATCACGATGACCGAATATATTGATGTGATTGTCCCACGTGGTGGCAAGAGCCTCATTGCTCGTCTGATGGCGGAGGCCCGTGTCCCTATGATTAAGCATTTGGACGGCATTTGTCATACCTATATAGATGCGGATGCTGACTTAGCGATGGCTATCAAGGTTTGCGATAACGCCAAGACACAGCGCTACGCACCTTGTAATGCAATGGAAACCCTTTTAGTTAATCAAGCGATTGCCTCTAAGGTTTTGCCACAGCTTTGCAAGATTTATCAAGATAAGGGTGTTGAGTTACGCGTAGATGCTTTAACACGATCAACACTCGAGGCTAGTGGATTTAAAAATTTGGTAGATGCTACAGAAGAAGATTGGCAGACAGAGTACTTGGCTCCAATTTTATCGATTAAGACGGTCGCTGATATTGATGAGGCGATGAATCATATCGAGCGCTACGGCAGTAAGCATACTGATGCCATCATCACGAATAACAAAGCACAAGCAGATCGTTTTTTACGAGAAGTGGATAGCGCTAGTGTGATGGTGAATGCCAGCACTCGTTTTGCCGATGGCTTTGAATACGGCTTAGGTGCTGAAATTGGTATTTCGAATGATAAGCTTCATGCTCGTGGCCCTGTTGGCTTGGAAGGCTTAACCTCACTGAAATATATCGTCATGGGTCATGGCGAGATCCGTAATTAG
- a CDS encoding CopD family protein, whose amino-acid sequence MMNAYLWVKTFHIVLITSWFAGLFYLPRIYVNLADEKNPEAYARLLGMADRLFRFMTILAVPAVLLGLILWLVFGIGAGEVWMHAKLFFVILVIGYHHACFTLLKKFRAGINTKSGVWYRWFNEAPVILLLAVVALVIFKP is encoded by the coding sequence ATGATGAATGCTTACCTCTGGGTTAAAACCTTTCATATTGTGCTGATCACCTCTTGGTTTGCTGGTTTGTTTTATCTTCCGCGAATTTATGTGAATCTGGCGGATGAGAAAAATCCAGAGGCTTATGCTCGTCTCTTGGGGATGGCTGATCGCCTCTTCCGATTTATGACCATATTGGCCGTGCCAGCAGTCTTGTTGGGCTTAATACTTTGGCTAGTTTTTGGAATTGGTGCTGGCGAGGTATGGATGCACGCCAAATTATTTTTCGTGATTCTAGTTATTGGTTATCACCATGCCTGCTTTACTTTATTAAAGAAGTTTCGCGCTGGTATCAATACTAAGTCTGGTGTTTGGTATCGCTGGTTTAATGAAGCCCCAGTCATCTTATTATTGGCAGTTGTGGCATTAGTAATTTTTAAGCCATAA
- a CDS encoding THUMP domain-containing class I SAM-dependent RNA methyltransferase — MRFFVVCPGGLEVPLAQELAEIAKRPDSKALGAWVIDPTPTSPTGGIGLAGPLSAAMALNLHSRIASRVLLQMAQAPYRQEDDLYKLASGLAWEDWFTSKQTLRVDVTAHRSPLKSLNFATLKIKDAIVDRLRDVTGDRPNIDTAFPDIRVQAHLTATQVTIYLDTSGEALFKRGWRDEKGDAPLKENLAAGILSITGWKPGQTLFDPMCGSGTFLIEAAQMALAIPPGGIRAGMYGDDAKPSRLAYRPLMTSAHGFGFQRLKPFNEAAEQKHWAGLKESSLNEILEKRKQNPHAESLGISGSDINEKLVAMFRGNWQRAQLPDQPIVRQIDAMASKPPTNNKGGVMLLNPPYGERLVIKGGRGQEKDGRDASYETAEPENRFELNLETGRQSAKRSSRESLKKLQAQEEQDPKFVEFLRQFGQHLKDAFSGWNVFVLTADMALPGQLRIKESKRTPLFNGPLECRLFKFEMHAKRPASTESED; from the coding sequence ATGAGATTTTTTGTTGTTTGCCCAGGCGGTTTAGAAGTTCCGCTTGCACAGGAGCTCGCAGAGATTGCCAAGCGTCCCGATTCCAAAGCATTAGGCGCATGGGTGATTGATCCAACCCCGACCAGTCCTACTGGTGGTATCGGGCTTGCCGGACCACTCTCTGCCGCAATGGCTTTAAATCTCCACTCCAGAATTGCCAGCCGCGTGTTGTTGCAAATGGCGCAAGCCCCATACAGGCAGGAAGATGATCTCTATAAGTTAGCCAGCGGTTTAGCTTGGGAGGATTGGTTTACCTCTAAGCAAACATTACGGGTGGATGTAACGGCACATCGTTCGCCTTTAAAGAGTCTCAATTTTGCAACTCTGAAGATTAAAGACGCCATTGTGGATCGCTTACGTGATGTCACAGGGGATCGTCCGAATATTGATACTGCATTTCCGGATATTCGGGTTCAGGCGCATTTAACGGCAACGCAAGTTACTATTTATTTAGATACATCTGGTGAGGCTTTATTTAAACGCGGTTGGCGAGATGAAAAGGGTGATGCCCCTTTAAAAGAAAATTTAGCCGCTGGTATTCTGTCCATTACAGGCTGGAAGCCGGGGCAGACTTTATTTGATCCCATGTGCGGTAGCGGTACCTTCTTGATTGAGGCTGCGCAAATGGCTTTAGCTATCCCGCCTGGCGGGATACGGGCAGGAATGTATGGCGATGACGCGAAGCCGAGTAGATTAGCTTACCGCCCATTAATGACATCGGCCCATGGTTTTGGTTTTCAGAGACTAAAACCTTTTAATGAAGCTGCTGAACAAAAGCATTGGGCTGGTTTAAAAGAATCGTCTCTTAATGAAATTTTAGAGAAACGTAAGCAAAATCCTCATGCTGAATCTCTGGGTATTAGCGGAAGTGATATTAATGAAAAGTTGGTTGCTATGTTCAGGGGTAATTGGCAGCGAGCTCAATTGCCAGATCAACCGATTGTGCGCCAGATTGATGCCATGGCAAGTAAGCCGCCAACCAATAACAAAGGAGGCGTCATGCTATTGAACCCTCCTTATGGAGAGCGTTTGGTTATCAAAGGGGGCAGAGGTCAGGAAAAAGATGGGCGTGATGCTAGTTATGAAACTGCAGAACCTGAAAATCGTTTTGAACTCAATCTAGAAACGGGGCGTCAAAGCGCTAAGCGTTCAAGCCGTGAATCTCTCAAGAAGCTTCAAGCCCAGGAAGAGCAAGACCCGAAGTTTGTTGAGTTCTTGCGCCAGTTCGGACAACACCTCAAAGATGCATTTAGTGGATGGAATGTGTTTGTGTTGACTGCAGATATGGCCTTGCCAGGTCAATTGCGGATTAAAGAGTCAAAGCGGACACCTTTGTTTAATGGTCCACTGGAGTGTCGCTTATTTAAGTTTGAGATGCATGCAAAGCGGCCTGCATCCACAGAATCAGAAGATTGA
- a CDS encoding rubredoxin has product MEFKTYMCLICGWVYDEAAGLPDEGIAPGTLWKDVPMNWTCPECGARKDDFEMMAI; this is encoded by the coding sequence ATGGAATTTAAAACCTATATGTGTTTGATTTGCGGTTGGGTTTATGACGAAGCCGCTGGTTTGCCTGACGAAGGAATTGCTCCTGGAACTCTTTGGAAGGATGTGCCGATGAATTGGACCTGCCCAGAGTGCGGAGCGCGTAAAGACGATTTTGAAATGATGGCGATTTAA
- the hemL gene encoding glutamate-1-semialdehyde 2,1-aminomutase, whose amino-acid sequence MSQNDVLFVRAQKSIPGGVNSPVRAFRQVGGTPRFVTKAKGPYFWDADNKRYIDLIMSWGPMIVGHANPEVVEAVQKAAETSFSYGAPTEGEIELAERICALMPSVEQVRMVSSGTEATMSALRLARGYTGRDLIIKFEGCYHGHADSLLVKAGSGLLTFADSTQNAPSSGGVPQDLVKHTLVLPYNDVDAIEEVFKKQGDQIAAVIIEPIAGNMNLIQPSKEFLGAIRNLTSKHGSVLIYDEVMTGFRVALGGAQSLQGIVPDLTCLGKVMGGGMPMAAFGGKKEIMSKLAPLGNVYQAGTLSGNPVAVAAGLKTLEIISREGFYECLTGQTEKLMKGLKQSADKANIPFAVDSVGGMFGFYFANTVPSSYAAVTKTDIEAFKRFFHLMLDEGVYLAPSAYEAGFTSIAHDNAVLDAIIAAADKSFQKLK is encoded by the coding sequence GTGAGTCAAAACGATGTTTTATTTGTGCGGGCACAAAAGAGCATTCCAGGCGGAGTGAACTCTCCTGTACGCGCATTTCGTCAGGTTGGTGGCACACCTCGTTTTGTCACCAAAGCTAAAGGCCCTTATTTTTGGGATGCTGACAATAAGCGTTATATTGATTTAATTATGTCTTGGGGGCCCATGATCGTTGGTCATGCAAATCCCGAAGTAGTTGAAGCAGTCCAAAAAGCTGCTGAAACTAGCTTTAGTTATGGCGCGCCTACCGAAGGTGAAATTGAGTTAGCAGAGCGTATTTGTGCTTTGATGCCAAGCGTTGAGCAAGTACGTATGGTTTCTAGCGGTACAGAGGCAACGATGAGTGCCTTGCGCCTAGCGCGTGGTTACACCGGTCGAGACTTGATCATTAAATTCGAAGGTTGTTATCACGGCCACGCTGACAGCCTTTTGGTTAAAGCAGGCTCGGGTTTACTAACCTTTGCAGACTCCACGCAAAATGCGCCATCGTCTGGTGGTGTGCCTCAGGATTTGGTGAAGCATACTCTAGTTCTGCCCTATAACGATGTTGATGCAATCGAAGAGGTATTTAAAAAGCAGGGCGATCAAATTGCTGCAGTCATCATTGAACCGATTGCTGGCAATATGAATTTGATTCAGCCTTCAAAAGAATTTTTGGGGGCTATTCGCAATCTCACAAGTAAGCATGGCAGCGTTTTGATTTACGACGAAGTCATGACTGGTTTTAGGGTTGCGCTTGGTGGTGCCCAATCATTGCAAGGCATTGTTCCCGATTTAACTTGTCTTGGAAAAGTCATGGGTGGAGGCATGCCAATGGCAGCCTTTGGTGGCAAAAAGGAAATCATGTCTAAGTTGGCGCCCTTAGGAAATGTCTATCAAGCAGGCACCTTATCTGGTAATCCAGTTGCTGTTGCTGCTGGCCTGAAGACTCTTGAGATTATTTCAAGAGAAGGTTTCTATGAATGCTTAACAGGGCAAACAGAGAAGTTGATGAAGGGCTTAAAGCAGTCTGCAGACAAAGCCAATATCCCATTTGCAGTTGATAGTGTTGGCGGAATGTTTGGTTTCTATTTTGCAAATACGGTACCAAGCTCATATGCGGCTGTGACGAAAACTGATATTGAGGCTTTTAAGAGGTTCTTCCATTTAATGCTGGATGAAGGTGTTTACCTAGCGCCATCAGCCTACGAGGCCGGCTTCACATCTATCGCTCATGACAATGCTGTGTTGGATGCGATTATTGCCGCAGCTGATAAGTCATTTCAGAAGCTGAAATAA
- a CDS encoding symmetrical bis(5'-nucleosyl)-tetraphosphatase gives MSKIYAVGDVQGCAPSLKALVKKLPKQSKMIFLGDLVNRGPNSLSALRQLKKLQESGRAECILGNHDLHLLAIDAGIRKTKSLDTVEVILKAPDRRELINWVRKRPMALSNGKLLAVHAGVLPQWDLQQAIECAQEVEKALRSKSYKEFLGNMYGNTPNKWSNSLKGYERLRVITNALTRMRFCTPGGQMEFESKEGLENGPKGYIPWFKVPKRKTRDTLIYFGHWSTLGLLRQHNVVGLDTGCVWGGKLTAMQISDTNKDLKKSEIIQVDGYDHPLRM, from the coding sequence ATGAGCAAGATCTATGCTGTTGGTGACGTTCAAGGATGTGCACCATCACTCAAAGCCCTCGTTAAGAAGCTTCCCAAACAGTCGAAAATGATTTTTTTGGGTGACTTAGTCAATCGCGGTCCCAACTCACTTAGCGCGTTGCGTCAACTCAAAAAACTTCAAGAATCCGGTCGAGCTGAATGCATTCTGGGCAATCACGATCTTCACCTTCTGGCAATTGATGCTGGAATTCGCAAAACCAAAAGCCTTGATACAGTGGAAGTAATTCTCAAAGCACCAGACCGCAGAGAGCTCATTAATTGGGTACGCAAGCGCCCTATGGCGCTCAGCAATGGAAAACTACTGGCCGTGCATGCTGGTGTTCTCCCACAATGGGATTTACAGCAAGCGATCGAATGTGCGCAAGAAGTGGAGAAGGCTTTACGTAGCAAATCCTATAAAGAGTTTCTGGGAAATATGTATGGCAATACGCCCAATAAATGGAGTAACTCCCTAAAAGGCTACGAGCGCCTACGAGTCATTACCAATGCATTGACCAGAATGCGCTTTTGCACCCCAGGCGGACAAATGGAGTTTGAAAGCAAAGAAGGTCTAGAAAATGGTCCAAAAGGCTATATCCCCTGGTTCAAAGTTCCCAAAAGGAAAACCCGAGATACCTTGATTTACTTTGGCCACTGGTCCACTCTGGGCTTACTGCGTCAGCACAACGTTGTAGGACTAGATACTGGCTGCGTGTGGGGAGGAAAACTTACCGCTATGCAGATTTCAGACACCAACAAAGACTTGAAGAAGTCTGAGATTATTCAAGTAGATGGCTATGACCATCCGCTAAGAATGTAA